One Streptomyces sp. NBC_00102 DNA segment encodes these proteins:
- the thrS gene encoding threonine--tRNA ligase — protein sequence MSDVRVIIQRDSEREEHVVTTGTTAADLFPGQRSVVAARVDGELRDLAYAVQDGETVEPVEISSEDGLNILRHSTAHVMAQAVQELFPEAKLGIGPPVKDGFYYDFDVEKPFTPEDLKAIEKKMQEIQKRGQRFSRRVVTDEAAREELAAEPYKLELIGIKGSASSDDGADVEVGGGELTIYDNLDAKTGDLCWKDLCRGPHLPTTRFIPAFKLMRNAAAYWRGSEKNPMLQRIYGTAWPTKEELKAHLEFLEEAAKRDHRKLGNELDLFSFPDEIGPGLAVFHPKGGIIRRAMEDYSRRRHEEEGYEFVYSPHATKGKLFEKSGHLDWYADGMYPPMQLDDGVDYYLKPMNCPMHNLIFDARGRSYRELPLRLFEFGTVYRYEKSGVVHGLTRSRGFTQDDAHIYCTKEQMAEELDRTLTFVLNLLRDYGLNDFYLELSTKDPEKFVGSDEIWEEATETLRQVAEKQGLPLVPDPGGAAFYGPKISVQCKDAIGRTWQMSTVQLDFNLPERFELEYTGPEGTKQRPVMIHRALFGSIERFFAVLLEHYAGAFPVWLAPVQAVGIPIGDAHIPYLQEFAATARKQGLRVEVDASSDRMQKKIRNQQKAKVPFMIIAGDEDMANGAVSFRYRDGSQENGIPVDEAIAKIAKAVEDRVQV from the coding sequence GTGTCAGACGTCCGCGTGATCATCCAACGCGATTCCGAGCGGGAAGAGCACGTGGTGACGACGGGCACGACGGCCGCCGACCTCTTCCCCGGACAGCGCTCGGTCGTGGCCGCCCGCGTCGACGGCGAGCTGCGCGACCTCGCGTACGCCGTCCAGGACGGCGAGACCGTCGAGCCCGTGGAGATCTCCTCCGAGGACGGCCTCAACATCCTGCGCCACTCCACCGCGCACGTGATGGCCCAGGCCGTCCAGGAGCTCTTCCCCGAGGCCAAGCTCGGCATCGGCCCGCCGGTCAAGGACGGCTTCTACTACGACTTCGACGTCGAGAAGCCGTTCACGCCCGAGGATCTCAAGGCCATCGAGAAGAAGATGCAGGAGATCCAGAAGCGTGGCCAGCGGTTCTCCCGCCGCGTCGTCACCGACGAGGCGGCCCGCGAGGAGCTGGCCGCCGAGCCGTACAAGCTGGAGCTCATCGGCATCAAGGGCTCGGCCTCGTCCGACGACGGCGCCGACGTCGAGGTGGGCGGCGGCGAGCTGACCATCTACGACAACCTGGACGCCAAGACCGGCGACCTGTGCTGGAAGGACCTCTGCCGCGGTCCGCACCTGCCGACCACCCGGTTCATCCCCGCGTTCAAGCTGATGCGCAACGCCGCCGCGTACTGGCGCGGCAGCGAGAAGAACCCGATGCTCCAGCGCATCTACGGCACCGCGTGGCCGACCAAGGAAGAGCTCAAGGCGCACCTGGAGTTCCTGGAGGAGGCCGCCAAGCGCGACCACCGCAAGCTCGGCAACGAGCTGGACCTCTTCTCCTTCCCCGACGAGATCGGCCCCGGCCTCGCCGTCTTCCACCCCAAGGGCGGCATCATCCGCCGGGCCATGGAGGACTACTCGCGGCGCCGCCACGAGGAGGAGGGCTACGAGTTCGTCTACAGCCCGCACGCCACCAAGGGCAAGCTCTTCGAGAAGTCCGGCCACCTGGACTGGTACGCCGACGGCATGTACCCCCCCATGCAGCTCGACGACGGGGTGGACTACTACCTCAAGCCGATGAACTGCCCGATGCACAACCTGATCTTCGACGCGCGCGGCCGTTCCTACCGTGAACTCCCGCTCCGTCTCTTCGAGTTCGGCACGGTCTACCGGTACGAGAAGTCCGGCGTGGTGCACGGCCTGACCCGCTCGCGCGGATTCACCCAGGACGACGCGCACATCTACTGCACCAAGGAGCAGATGGCCGAGGAGCTGGACCGCACGCTCACCTTCGTGCTGAACCTGCTCCGCGACTACGGCCTGAACGACTTCTACCTGGAGCTCTCCACCAAGGACCCGGAGAAGTTCGTCGGCTCGGACGAGATCTGGGAAGAGGCCACCGAGACGCTGCGTCAGGTCGCCGAGAAGCAGGGCCTCCCGCTGGTCCCGGACCCGGGCGGCGCCGCCTTCTACGGCCCGAAGATCTCCGTCCAGTGCAAGGACGCCATCGGCCGCACCTGGCAGATGTCGACCGTGCAGCTCGACTTCAACCTGCCGGAGCGCTTCGAGCTGGAGTACACCGGCCCGGAGGGCACCAAGCAGCGCCCGGTCATGATCCACCGCGCCCTGTTCGGTTCCATCGAGCGCTTCTTCGCGGTGCTCCTGGAGCACTACGCGGGCGCCTTCCCGGTCTGGCTCGCGCCCGTCCAGGCGGTCGGCATCCCGATCGGCGACGCCCACATCCCGTACCTCCAGGAGTTCGCCGCCACGGCGCGCAAGCAGGGGCTGCGGGTCGAGGTCGACGCCTCCTCGGACCGGATGCAGAAGAAGATCCGCAACCAGCAGAAGGCCAAGGTCCCCTTCATGATCATCGCGGGCGACGAGGACATGGCCAATGGTGCCGTCTCCTTCCGCTACCGCGACGGTTCGCAGGAGAACGGCATCCCGGTCGACGAGGCCATCGCCAAGATCGCCAAGGCCGTCGAGGACCGCGTCCAGGTCTGA